In one window of Candidatus Kinetoplastibacterium blastocrithidii (ex Strigomonas culicis) DNA:
- the rpsT gene encoding 30S ribosomal protein S20, translating into MANTSQARKRARQSSERNKHNSSLRSMLRTAIKRVTQSIQTKDKSTSEDVLRKATSIIDRVADKGIIHKNKAARHKSRLTMSVKNMLLNQQ; encoded by the coding sequence ATGGCTAATACATCACAAGCTCGCAAACGAGCCCGTCAATCATCAGAAAGAAATAAACACAACTCCAGCCTAAGATCTATGCTGCGCACTGCAATAAAAAGAGTAACTCAATCTATTCAAACAAAAGACAAGAGTACATCTGAAGATGTCTTAAGAAAAGCGACAAGCATAATAGATAGAGTGGCAGATAAAGGAATAATTCATAAAAATAAAGCTGCGCGTCACAAAAGTCGTCTGACAATGTCTGTAAAAAATATGTTGTTAAATCAACAATAA
- the xth gene encoding exodeoxyribonuclease III: MNIATWNVNSLKVRLEQVLSFLDKNNIDVLCLQETKITDDKFPYESFNDIGYNSYWLGQKTFNGVAIVSKYKSIKTLYNFPDEDEEQKRLISITLPSKIGNICVICVYCPNGQTIGSEKYEYKIQWFKKLEKTLKNKLIKNNHLIVLGDYNIAPNDDDVYNAKLCKNQILTSEIERKLFNNLIGLGLFDAFRLFKQPKCSYSWWDYRKSSFKRNIGFRIDHVLISCSLKERCQICVIDKSLRGLERPSDHAPVIATLNTL; the protein is encoded by the coding sequence ATGAATATAGCAACTTGGAATGTTAATTCTTTAAAAGTGCGTCTAGAGCAGGTCTTGTCCTTCTTAGATAAAAATAATATTGATGTGCTATGTCTACAAGAAACAAAAATTACTGACGATAAATTTCCATATGAATCATTTAATGACATAGGATACAATAGTTATTGGCTTGGGCAAAAAACATTCAATGGCGTTGCTATTGTCAGTAAGTATAAATCTATAAAAACCTTATATAATTTTCCTGATGAGGATGAGGAACAAAAAAGATTAATATCAATAACTCTTCCATCAAAAATTGGGAATATTTGTGTTATATGCGTATACTGTCCTAATGGGCAAACGATAGGCAGCGAAAAATATGAATATAAAATTCAATGGTTTAAAAAACTAGAAAAAACACTAAAAAACAAGTTAATAAAAAATAATCATTTGATAGTACTTGGTGATTATAATATAGCCCCTAACGATGACGATGTTTATAATGCAAAACTTTGTAAGAATCAGATATTAACGTCAGAAATTGAGCGTAAATTATTTAATAATCTTATAGGATTAGGTCTATTTGACGCTTTCAGATTATTTAAGCAACCAAAATGCTCTTATAGTTGGTGGGACTATAGAAAGTCATCTTTTAAACGCAATATAGGGTTCAGAATAGACCATGTATTAATCTCATGTTCTCTTAAAGAAAGATGTCAGATCTGCGTAATAGATAAATCATT